From Thermoflavifilum aggregans, a single genomic window includes:
- a CDS encoding DinB family protein: MKTKTEILLELWIESRTRFTNQLENLTESDLQKKLADSPNSVGFLIRHIGDVELLFAKNVFGDSSIKVSAKTVIEKRDTGEWTDLEALKNYVSESFEKLKSIIEKQTDADWETLITTKEFGTKTKAEAFGRIVSHTAYHAGQMAIINKYGNI, encoded by the coding sequence ATGAAAACAAAAACAGAAATATTACTTGAACTTTGGATAGAATCCAGAACTAGGTTTACCAATCAGTTAGAAAATCTAACCGAAAGCGATTTGCAAAAGAAACTTGCTGATTCTCCCAATTCTGTAGGCTTTCTCATTCGCCATATTGGGGATGTAGAATTGCTGTTTGCTAAAAATGTGTTTGGCGACAGTTCAATAAAAGTATCTGCAAAAACAGTGATTGAAAAACGAGATACAGGCGAATGGACAGATTTGGAAGCCTTGAAAAATTATGTATCTGAATCATTCGAGAAACTAAAATCAATAATTGAAAAACAAACAGATGCAGATTGGGAAACTCTAATTACTACCAAAGAATTTGGTACAAAAACCAAAGCAGAAGCCTTTGGCAGAATTGTATCACACACCGCTTACCACGCAGGACAAATGGCAATCATCAATAAATACGGAAACATCTAA